From a region of the Synechococcus sp. RS9916 genome:
- a CDS encoding ecotin family protein — MAKALLQLLSVVGLAAATPVAAIPRLDLSGYPAPEAGLQRWVIQPSGLLPKSTDPLISSNPHDWRVQLIVGQEVMVDCNNTWLSGPGLTMTRVRSAAGKALFSLKGPLVVMSTRMACPKDQQRKRSFLSLGKQPYLVPYNASWPIVVDLPHGVKLRWRVWKAETKQVEGIMMIK; from the coding sequence ATGGCCAAGGCTCTGCTTCAGCTGTTGTCGGTTGTGGGCCTGGCGGCGGCAACGCCGGTGGCGGCGATTCCACGCCTTGATCTCAGCGGTTATCCCGCGCCTGAAGCTGGTTTGCAGCGTTGGGTGATTCAGCCATCCGGGTTGCTTCCCAAGAGCACTGACCCCCTGATCTCCTCGAACCCCCACGATTGGCGGGTGCAGCTGATCGTGGGCCAAGAGGTGATGGTCGACTGCAACAACACCTGGCTCTCCGGCCCGGGGTTAACCATGACGCGGGTGCGTTCAGCGGCCGGCAAGGCGCTGTTTTCACTCAAAGGCCCACTGGTGGTGATGAGCACGCGGATGGCGTGCCCGAAAGACCAACAGCGCAAGCGCAGTTTCCTCAGCCTGGGTAAACAGCCCTATCTGGTGCCCTACAACGCGTCGTGGCCGATCGTGGTTGATCTGCCTCACGGTGTGAAGCTGCGCTGGAGGGTGTGGAAGGCGGAGACGAAGCAGGTGGAGGGGATAATGATGATCAAGTAA
- a CDS encoding S8 family serine peptidase codes for MNNLLELLTLRWLRPRSEHALDQASASPPAFDLAQGRANAGKQEHYVFFAGNDSDASLSSRSAKALKAAGITTTPSRSYDAINGFSILLTPEQAEALKQSPGIKSVEADRPMPFSPPVEVQPANGGSTLSPSPPQRHSAWLEHSRDPLNQAVRLEQVWVHQQSPLLNPGQSLRGPNAIELSALPIYNNGTANSGEVLPYGVKAVWGGEDVSARGNIGTGTYAFVIDSGVLNTTGDLNINTSWSKSWISGESAFTDGNGHGTHVAGTIAALANDKGVVGVAPGAEVISLKVFDSTGGGASYSTIIDAINHATHVINNNGLDKSKVVINMSLGGGYSAGLDQAVKNAANQGIKFAIAAGNSGDDADYYSPASAGDHENVYTVSAVDNVYQMPWWSNWDDQSGGDDVDVAAPGVGIYSYHQGGQLAYLSGTSMAAPHVAGLLLIGGIEEGEMVKAASSGQSDPFAHIKTDGAGSQPHRPGQKDHNYIYSFYGAAHKEKIITISNGKGSIKQNELEMKLGLTSGSLDSTLNGTKESIDAVEGSAILVQGLAGAGDTISFAYSFKSDDAPPYNDFAFYAVNNKAFTITSAGQHNSTESSKNGVFSHTLTEQDFNGSNSGDLSFSIGVLDALDALFNSTLEVSDFKIQWTTKDIDKDGLVDNRPYYQIYSNGQALTLKSSSGTTYSDSYSQSWDVIAAKAYGSGFKVLLDGDSSHENNFYIWDTNSDGIITNGSGWQSREKMMTLGYESFFQTDFNQDGITGITDIDNNGLVDNTSTYHIYNNGQALTLKSSSGTTYSDPYSQSWDVIAAKAYGSGFKVLLDGDSSHENNFYIWDTNSDGIITNGSGWQSREKMMTLGYESFFQTDFNQDGITGITDIDNNGLVDNTSTYHIYNNGQALTLKSSSGTTYSDSYSQSWDVIAAKAYGSGFKVLLDGDSSHENNFYIWDTNSDGIITNGSGWQSREKMMTLGYESFFQTDFNQDGITGITDIDNNGLVDNTSTYHIYNNGQALTLKSSSGTTYSDSYSQSWDVIAAKAYGSGFKVLLDGDSSHENNFYIWDTNSDGIITNGSGWQSREKMMTLGYESFFQTDFNQDGITGITDIDNNGLVDNTSTYHIYNNGQALTLKSSSGTTYSDSYSQSWDVIAAKAYGSGFKVLLDGDSSHENNFYIWDTNSDGIITNGSGWQSREKMMTLGYESFFQTDFNQDGITGITDIDNNGLVDNTSTYHIYNNGQALTLKSSSGTTYSDSYSQSWDVIAAKAYGSGFKVLLDGDSSHENNFYIWDTNSDGIITNGSGWQSREKMMTLGYESFFQTDFNQDKLIN; via the coding sequence ATGAACAACCTGCTAGAGCTTCTCACCCTTCGATGGCTGCGCCCCAGAAGCGAGCACGCGCTTGACCAGGCGTCGGCCTCTCCTCCAGCCTTCGATCTCGCCCAAGGCAGGGCAAACGCTGGCAAGCAAGAGCATTACGTCTTTTTTGCAGGCAATGATTCCGATGCAAGCCTGAGCAGCAGATCAGCAAAAGCACTCAAAGCCGCGGGCATCACCACAACACCCAGTCGCTCCTACGACGCCATCAACGGCTTCAGCATTCTGCTCACCCCAGAGCAAGCAGAAGCCCTGAAACAAAGTCCGGGCATCAAGAGCGTGGAGGCCGACCGCCCCATGCCCTTTAGCCCACCGGTTGAGGTGCAACCCGCCAATGGCGGCTCAACGCTTTCACCAAGCCCACCTCAAAGACACTCAGCGTGGCTTGAACATTCTCGAGATCCTCTCAACCAAGCAGTGCGCTTGGAGCAGGTCTGGGTTCATCAGCAGAGCCCGCTTCTGAACCCTGGGCAAAGTCTTCGCGGGCCCAATGCGATTGAGCTCAGCGCGCTGCCGATCTACAACAACGGCACCGCCAACAGCGGTGAAGTGCTGCCCTATGGCGTTAAAGCCGTCTGGGGCGGCGAAGACGTCTCAGCTAGGGGAAACATCGGTACCGGCACCTACGCCTTTGTGATCGATTCCGGTGTTCTCAACACCACAGGCGACCTCAACATCAACACCAGCTGGTCCAAAAGCTGGATCAGCGGCGAAAGCGCCTTCACCGATGGCAACGGTCACGGCACCCACGTGGCGGGCACGATCGCAGCGCTCGCGAATGACAAAGGGGTCGTTGGAGTCGCGCCTGGAGCTGAGGTTATCTCACTAAAGGTCTTCGACAGCACTGGCGGAGGAGCAAGCTACAGCACCATCATTGATGCCATCAATCACGCCACTCACGTGATCAACAACAACGGCTTGGACAAGTCGAAGGTGGTGATCAACATGAGCCTTGGGGGCGGCTATAGCGCTGGCCTCGATCAGGCCGTTAAAAACGCAGCCAATCAAGGCATCAAATTCGCCATTGCTGCTGGCAACAGCGGCGATGACGCCGACTACTACTCACCAGCTAGCGCAGGTGATCACGAAAACGTCTACACAGTTTCAGCAGTCGACAACGTTTATCAAATGCCCTGGTGGTCCAATTGGGACGACCAAAGTGGCGGCGACGATGTAGATGTTGCAGCGCCTGGCGTTGGCATCTATTCGTATCACCAAGGTGGACAACTTGCCTACCTAAGCGGGACCTCGATGGCAGCACCGCATGTAGCGGGGCTGCTGCTGATAGGAGGAATCGAAGAAGGAGAGATGGTGAAAGCAGCAAGTAGCGGTCAAAGCGACCCATTTGCACACATCAAAACTGATGGAGCAGGATCTCAACCACATCGGCCCGGACAAAAAGATCACAACTATATTTACTCATTTTATGGAGCAGCGCACAAAGAAAAAATCATCACGATATCAAATGGAAAGGGCTCTATTAAGCAGAACGAACTAGAAATGAAATTAGGGCTAACAAGTGGAAGCTTGGACTCAACATTGAATGGCACAAAAGAATCAATTGATGCGGTAGAAGGATCTGCCATCCTTGTTCAAGGACTTGCGGGCGCAGGCGACACAATCAGCTTCGCCTACTCATTCAAGTCAGATGATGCTCCCCCATACAATGACTTTGCATTTTACGCCGTGAATAACAAAGCATTCACAATTACATCCGCAGGACAACACAATTCAACAGAGAGCAGCAAGAATGGTGTATTTTCACACACACTAACAGAGCAAGATTTCAATGGGTCCAATTCAGGAGACCTTTCTTTTTCAATAGGCGTTCTTGATGCCTTAGACGCACTATTTAACTCAACACTAGAAGTTTCAGACTTTAAAATTCAATGGACAACAAAAGACATTGACAAAGATGGGCTCGTAGACAACAGACCTTATTATCAAATCTATAGCAATGGCCAAGCCTTAACTCTCAAAAGTTCGTCTGGCACGACTTACTCTGATTCATACTCGCAGTCTTGGGATGTCATCGCCGCAAAAGCCTATGGCTCCGGCTTCAAAGTTCTCCTCGATGGAGACTCCTCTCACGAAAATAACTTCTACATTTGGGATACAAACTCAGATGGAATCATCACCAACGGCTCCGGATGGCAGTCAAGAGAAAAAATGATGACTCTCGGCTATGAATCATTCTTCCAAACTGATTTCAACCAAGATGGCATCACAGGCATCACTGACATTGACAACAATGGGCTCGTAGACAATACCTCTACCTACCACATCTACAACAATGGCCAAGCCTTAACTCTCAAAAGTTCGTCTGGCACGACTTACTCTGATCCATACTCGCAGTCTTGGGATGTCATCGCCGCAAAAGCCTATGGCTCCGGCTTCAAAGTTCTCCTCGATGGAGACTCCTCTCACGAAAATAACTTCTACATTTGGGATACAAACTCAGATGGAATCATCACCAACGGCTCCGGATGGCAGTCAAGAGAAAAAATGATGACTCTCGGCTATGAATCATTCTTCCAAACTGATTTCAACCAAGATGGCATCACAGGCATCACTGACATTGACAACAATGGGCTCGTAGACAATACCTCTACCTACCACATCTACAACAATGGCCAAGCCTTAACTCTCAAAAGTTCGTCTGGCACGACTTACTCTGATTCATACTCGCAGTCTTGGGATGTCATCGCCGCAAAAGCCTATGGCTCCGGCTTCAAAGTTCTCCTCGATGGAGACTCCTCTCACGAAAATAACTTCTACATTTGGGATACAAACTCAGATGGAATCATCACCAACGGCTCCGGATGGCAGTCAAGAGAAAAAATGATGACTCTCGGCTATGAATCATTCTTCCAAACTGATTTCAACCAAGATGGCATCACAGGCATCACTGACATTGACAACAATGGGCTCGTAGACAATACCTCTACCTACCACATCTACAACAATGGCCAAGCCTTAACTCTCAAAAGTTCGTCTGGCACGACTTACTCTGATTCATACTCGCAGTCTTGGGATGTCATCGCCGCAAAAGCCTATGGCTCCGGCTTCAAAGTTCTCCTCGATGGAGACTCCTCTCACGAAAATAACTTCTACATTTGGGATACAAACTCAGATGGAATCATCACCAACGGCTCCGGATGGCAGTCAAGAGAAAAAATGATGACTCTCGGCTATGAATCATTCTTCCAAACTGATTTCAACCAAGATGGCATCACAGGCATCACTGACATTGACAACAATGGGCTCGTAGACAATACCTCTACCTACCACATCTACAACAATGGCCAAGCCTTAACTCTCAAAAGTTCGTCTGGCACGACTTACTCTGATTCATACTCGCAGTCTTGGGATGTCATCGCCGCAAAAGCCTATGGCTCCGGCTTCAAAGTTCTCCTCGATGGAGACTCCTCTCACGAAAATAACTTCTACATTTGGGATACAAACTCAGATGGAATCATCACCAACGGCTCCGGATGGCAGTCAAGAGAAAAAATGATGACTCTCGGCTATGAATCATTCTTCCAAACTGATTTCAACCAAGATGGCATCACAGGCATCACTGACATTGACAACAATGGGCTCGTAGACAATACCTCTACCTACCACATCTACAACAATGGCCAAGCCTTAACTCTCAAAAGTTCGTCTGGCACGACTTACTCTGATTCATACTCGCAGTCTTGGGATGTCATCGCCGCAAAAGCCTATGGCTCCGGCTTCAAAGTTCTCCTCGATGGAGACTCCTCTCACGAAAATAACTTCTACATTTGGGATACAAACTCAGATGGAATCATCACCAACGGCTCCGGATGGCAGTCAAGAGAAAAAATGATGACTCTCGGCTATGAATCATTCTTCCAAACTGATTTCAACCAAGATAAACTCATTAATTAA
- a CDS encoding 7-carboxy-7-deazaguanine synthase QueE → MSQQLPVVETFHSLQGEGLHAGRSAFFIRLAGCNVGCSWCDTKHSWPQSSHPLQSVDSLAAEAAAAGQAGAAFVVITGGEPLHHNLDGLTGAIRTACTLPIHIETSGVDPLSGTPDWITLSPKRHSPPRAEVLRACHELKVVVHEPNDLLFAEVAASQAPQASWLLQPGWQSEKGQQLAINYAQHHPRWRLSLQSHKWLQVR, encoded by the coding sequence TTGAGCCAGCAGCTGCCGGTTGTGGAGACCTTTCATTCCCTCCAGGGGGAAGGGCTCCATGCCGGCCGCAGTGCCTTCTTCATCCGGCTGGCGGGCTGCAACGTGGGCTGCAGCTGGTGCGACACCAAACACTCCTGGCCCCAGAGCTCACACCCCCTGCAGAGCGTGGACAGCCTGGCTGCTGAAGCGGCTGCAGCCGGACAAGCCGGTGCAGCCTTTGTGGTGATCACCGGCGGAGAACCGCTGCACCACAACCTGGACGGGCTCACAGGCGCAATCCGCACAGCCTGCACGCTGCCGATTCACATCGAAACCAGCGGCGTGGATCCACTGAGCGGCACCCCCGACTGGATCACCCTGTCGCCCAAACGCCACAGCCCACCACGGGCGGAGGTGCTCAGGGCATGCCACGAACTGAAGGTGGTGGTGCATGAACCCAACGACCTGCTGTTTGCCGAAGTGGCCGCCTCTCAGGCACCCCAGGCCAGCTGGTTGCTGCAACCGGGCTGGCAAAGCGAGAAAGGCCAACAGCTAGCGATCAACTACGCCCAACACCATCCGCGCTGGCGCTTGAGCCTGCAAAGCCACAAGTGGCTGCAGGTGCGCTGA
- a CDS encoding CTP synthase, producing MAKFVFVTGGVVSSIGKGIVAASLGRLLKARGYSVSILKLDPYLNVDPGTMSPFQHGEVFVTEDGAETDLDLGHYERFTDTAMSRLNSVTTGSIYQSVINKERRGDYNGGTVQVIPHITGEIRERIHRVASNSGADVVITEIGGTVGDIESLPFLEAIREFRGDVGRNDLAYIHVTLLPYIGTSGELKTKPTQHSVKELRSIGIQPDVLVCRSDRDINDELKRKIGGFCGVPQRAVIPSLDADSIYAVPLTLEEEGLCREVLDVLQLQDHDSDMTSWAQLVHKLRNPGPTVKVALVGKYVQLNDAYLSVVEALRHACIAQDASLDLHWICAEQIESDGADTLLKGMDAVVVPGGFGNRGVDGKVAAIRWAREQRVPFLGLCLGMQTAVIEWARNQAGLTGASSAELDPETPHPVIHLLPEQQDVVDLGGTMRLGVYPCRIAEGTMAERLYADEVVYERHRHRYEFNNAYRNLFLESGYRISGTSPDGRLVELIELPGHPFFTACQYHPEFLSRPGQPHPLFRGLIEAAQQRLPSSPSEALRQAEQATTSTSL from the coding sequence ATGGCCAAATTCGTCTTCGTCACCGGTGGTGTTGTTTCCAGCATCGGGAAGGGGATCGTGGCCGCCAGCCTCGGACGGCTGCTGAAGGCACGGGGCTACAGCGTCTCGATCCTGAAGCTGGATCCTTACTTGAATGTGGACCCGGGCACGATGAGCCCGTTCCAGCACGGTGAGGTGTTCGTCACCGAAGACGGCGCCGAGACCGACCTCGACTTGGGCCACTACGAACGCTTCACCGACACGGCCATGTCACGCCTCAACAGCGTGACCACCGGCTCGATCTACCAGTCGGTGATCAACAAGGAACGCCGCGGCGACTACAACGGCGGCACCGTGCAGGTGATCCCCCACATCACCGGTGAGATCCGCGAGCGCATTCACCGGGTGGCCTCCAACAGCGGCGCCGATGTGGTGATCACCGAGATCGGCGGCACCGTGGGTGACATCGAATCGCTGCCCTTCCTCGAGGCCATCCGCGAATTCCGAGGCGATGTGGGCCGCAACGACCTGGCCTACATCCACGTCACCCTGCTGCCCTACATCGGCACATCCGGTGAGCTGAAAACCAAGCCCACCCAGCACTCCGTGAAGGAGCTGCGCTCGATCGGCATTCAGCCCGACGTGCTGGTGTGCCGCAGCGACCGCGACATCAACGACGAGCTGAAGCGCAAGATCGGCGGCTTCTGCGGCGTGCCCCAGCGGGCCGTGATCCCATCACTGGATGCCGACAGCATCTATGCGGTGCCGCTGACGCTGGAAGAGGAGGGTCTCTGCCGCGAAGTGCTGGATGTGCTCCAGCTGCAGGACCACGACAGCGACATGACCAGCTGGGCCCAGCTGGTGCACAAACTGCGCAACCCCGGCCCCACCGTGAAGGTGGCCCTGGTTGGCAAATACGTGCAACTCAACGATGCCTACCTCTCGGTGGTGGAGGCCCTGCGCCACGCCTGCATCGCCCAGGACGCCTCCCTGGATCTGCACTGGATCTGCGCCGAGCAGATCGAAAGCGATGGTGCCGACACGCTCCTGAAGGGCATGGATGCGGTGGTGGTGCCCGGGGGCTTCGGCAACCGCGGCGTCGACGGCAAGGTGGCAGCGATTCGCTGGGCCCGCGAGCAACGGGTGCCCTTCCTCGGCCTCTGCCTGGGCATGCAAACCGCCGTGATCGAGTGGGCCCGCAACCAAGCCGGCCTCACCGGCGCCTCCAGCGCCGAGCTCGATCCCGAGACGCCCCATCCGGTGATTCACCTGCTGCCCGAGCAGCAGGACGTGGTGGATCTGGGCGGCACCATGCGCCTGGGGGTTTATCCCTGCCGCATCGCGGAAGGAACGATGGCGGAGCGGCTCTACGCCGATGAGGTGGTCTATGAGCGCCACCGCCACCGCTACGAGTTCAACAACGCCTACCGCAACCTGTTCCTGGAATCCGGCTACCGCATCAGCGGCACGTCCCCCGATGGCCGCCTGGTGGAACTGATCGAACTGCCCGGGCATCCCTTCTTCACGGCCTGCCAGTACCACCCCGAATTCCTCTCCCGGCCGGGTCAACCCCATCCCCTGTTCCGCGGCCTGATCGAAGCGGCCCAGCAGCGGCTGCCGTCCAGCCCAAGCGAGGCCCTGCGACAGGCCGAACAGGCGACCACTAGCACCAGCCTTTGA
- a CDS encoding anthranilate synthase component I family protein, giving the protein MTQRSTAADAPGHSSAAPLRLELPWLEPAQLAEALANTWGEHGLIWLDGDGSDLGRWITLAADPVEQHWCRGLPGEPGARNPFAQLRQLKPGHWTGWLSYDAAAWSEPSNPWRSDVMASLWIARHDPVLRLDLQEQQLWLEGADPQRHAAMAAWLQALPQGNNPTAAKPPSSLNTRWSRRTSREAFAGGVARIRELIASGDIFQANLTACAESPIAAEHTSLSLFLRLRARCPAPFAGLVVAGGEAAGEALLSTSPERFLEVQANGRVETRPIKGTRPRDPDAVRDAGNAAELVSSSKDRAENVMIVDLLRNDLGRVCKPGSVQVPQLVGLESYARVHHLTSVVSGQLKDGASWVDLLEASWPGGSISGAPKLRACQRINELEGSPRGPYCGSLLRIDWDGRFDSNILIRTVLRKDQQLRVHAGCGIVADSDPQAEADELDWKLVPLLEALA; this is encoded by the coding sequence TTGACGCAGCGATCCACTGCTGCTGATGCCCCAGGGCATTCCAGTGCTGCACCACTGCGGCTGGAGCTCCCCTGGCTGGAACCTGCACAGCTCGCCGAAGCCTTGGCCAACACCTGGGGTGAGCACGGGCTGATCTGGCTGGATGGCGATGGCAGTGATCTGGGGCGCTGGATCACCCTGGCCGCCGATCCAGTGGAGCAGCACTGGTGCCGAGGCTTGCCAGGAGAACCCGGCGCCCGCAATCCGTTTGCGCAATTGCGTCAGCTCAAACCAGGGCACTGGACCGGCTGGCTCAGCTACGACGCTGCCGCCTGGAGCGAGCCGAGCAACCCCTGGCGGAGTGATGTGATGGCCAGCCTCTGGATCGCCCGCCATGACCCGGTGCTGCGCCTCGATCTGCAGGAGCAACAGCTGTGGCTGGAGGGAGCTGACCCCCAACGCCATGCCGCCATGGCCGCCTGGCTGCAAGCACTCCCGCAAGGCAACAACCCAACAGCAGCAAAGCCTCCCAGTTCGCTCAACACCCGCTGGAGCCGCCGCACCAGCCGCGAGGCCTTTGCTGGCGGTGTGGCCCGGATCCGCGAGCTGATTGCCAGTGGCGACATTTTCCAGGCCAACCTCACCGCCTGCGCGGAAAGTCCCATTGCTGCGGAACACACCAGCCTCAGCCTCTTTCTGCGCCTGCGAGCCCGCTGCCCAGCGCCGTTCGCGGGCCTGGTGGTCGCCGGAGGAGAAGCTGCAGGCGAAGCGCTGCTCTCCACCTCCCCCGAACGCTTTCTGGAAGTGCAAGCCAATGGCCGTGTAGAAACCAGGCCGATCAAAGGCACCCGTCCTCGCGATCCCGATGCCGTGCGTGATGCCGGCAACGCCGCTGAACTGGTGAGCAGCAGCAAGGACCGCGCCGAGAACGTGATGATCGTCGACCTGCTGCGCAATGACTTAGGGCGGGTGTGTAAGCCCGGGTCTGTGCAGGTGCCCCAGCTGGTAGGGCTGGAAAGCTATGCCCGCGTGCATCACCTCACCTCGGTGGTGAGCGGACAACTGAAGGACGGCGCGTCATGGGTGGACTTACTGGAAGCCAGCTGGCCCGGAGGCTCCATCAGCGGCGCACCGAAACTGCGGGCCTGCCAGCGCATCAACGAACTTGAGGGCAGTCCTCGCGGCCCGTACTGCGGCTCTCTGCTGCGCATCGACTGGGATGGCCGCTTCGACAGCAACATCCTCATCCGCACCGTGTTGCGCAAAGACCAACAGCTGCGGGTGCATGCCGGCTGCGGCATCGTGGCCGACTCCGATCCCCAGGCCGAAGCCGACGAACTCGACTGGAAGCTGGTGCCCCTGTTGGAGGCCCTGGCATGA
- a CDS encoding aminotransferase class IV has translation MSQAVAWIDGHWGTPDALSLPLSDRGLQLADGLFETVLIRTGEPQLLDAHHRRWCEGAALLGLAAPPALPVLQPLIDEATQRAGLQTAGSYGALRLNWSRDGAGARGIQMPAGEPDPALHRFWLTLIPHQPSFSPIRTWISRHERRNASSRMSHVKTFAYGQSIQARREAIDQGADEALLLSTTGELCCGSTANLLVQRQGQWLTPPLSSGCLPGVMRQQLLERGLACEQTIDSSPEPGDAWLLINSLDCRVVSAVDGEALATTIQPETLWASLLKNSTSQ, from the coding sequence ATGAGCCAAGCCGTTGCCTGGATCGATGGCCATTGGGGCACCCCCGACGCGCTGAGCCTCCCCCTCAGCGACCGCGGTCTGCAACTGGCCGACGGCCTGTTTGAAACGGTGCTGATCCGCACCGGGGAACCCCAACTGCTGGACGCCCATCACCGGCGCTGGTGCGAAGGAGCGGCTCTGCTGGGACTGGCGGCACCACCGGCACTCCCGGTGCTCCAGCCCCTGATCGATGAAGCCACCCAGCGGGCGGGGTTGCAGACCGCAGGCAGCTATGGCGCTCTGCGTCTCAACTGGAGCCGTGATGGCGCCGGAGCCCGGGGCATTCAGATGCCCGCAGGCGAACCGGATCCTGCCCTACACCGCTTCTGGCTCACCCTCATCCCCCACCAACCCAGCTTCTCGCCCATACGCACCTGGATCAGTCGCCATGAACGACGCAACGCCTCCAGCCGAATGAGCCATGTCAAAACCTTCGCCTACGGCCAATCGATTCAGGCACGCCGCGAAGCGATCGACCAGGGTGCCGACGAGGCTCTGCTACTCAGCACCACCGGTGAACTGTGCTGCGGGAGCACCGCCAATCTGTTGGTGCAGCGACAGGGGCAATGGCTGACCCCACCCCTGAGCAGCGGTTGCCTCCCCGGGGTGATGCGCCAGCAGCTGCTGGAGCGAGGCCTCGCCTGCGAACAAACCATCGACTCCAGCCCAGAGCCCGGCGATGCATGGCTGCTGATCAACAGCCTGGATTGCCGGGTGGTGAGCGCCGTGGATGGCGAGGCTTTGGCCACCACCATCCAGCCCGAAACACTCTGGGCCAGCCTTTTGAAAAACAGCACGAGCCAGTAA
- a CDS encoding Dps family protein, whose protein sequence is MTTTPAIDIGIPGDQRQAIAAGLARLLADTYVLYGKTHGFHWNVTGPMFNTLHLMFMEQYTELWNALDVIAERIRALGVVAPHGGSTLANLASIAEAEQQPAALDMVRELVSGHEAVARTARSIYALANAASDEPTADLLTQRLQVHEKTAWMLRSLLEG, encoded by the coding sequence ATGACCACCACGCCAGCCATCGACATCGGCATTCCCGGCGATCAGCGCCAGGCCATCGCTGCTGGCCTGGCTCGGCTGCTGGCCGACACCTACGTGCTGTACGGCAAAACCCACGGCTTCCACTGGAACGTGACCGGGCCCATGTTCAACACGCTCCATCTGATGTTCATGGAGCAATACACCGAGCTCTGGAATGCCCTGGATGTAATCGCCGAGCGCATCCGGGCCCTGGGCGTGGTGGCACCCCATGGCGGCAGCACCCTGGCCAATCTGGCCTCAATCGCAGAAGCGGAGCAGCAACCCGCCGCCCTCGACATGGTGCGGGAACTGGTGAGCGGCCATGAAGCGGTGGCCCGCACCGCCCGCAGCATCTACGCCCTGGCCAATGCAGCCAGCGATGAACCCACCGCTGACCTGCTCACCCAGCGGCTGCAAGTGCACGAAAAAACCGCCTGGATGCTGAGGAGCCTGCTGGAGGGTTAA
- the queC gene encoding 7-cyano-7-deazaguanine synthase QueC has product MTDSTAIALLSGGLDSATAAALALEAGHRVIGLSFDYGQRHRRELDAAAALANTLGLAEHHTIAVNLASWGGSSLTDTQQEIPTDGVEEGVIPSTYVPGRNTVFISIGLSLAEARGADRIVLGVNAVDYSGYPDCRPDYLAAFQTLADLSSKVGREGHGPQLWAPLVTWSKQTIVEEALRLQVPIDQTWSCYSGGAQPCGVCDSCRIRDDALRAAGRPDLCSNSH; this is encoded by the coding sequence ATGACCGATTCAACCGCGATTGCCCTGCTCTCCGGTGGCCTTGATTCCGCCACCGCTGCGGCCCTGGCCCTGGAAGCGGGTCACCGGGTGATCGGCCTCTCCTTCGATTACGGCCAGCGCCATCGCCGTGAACTGGACGCCGCCGCGGCCCTGGCCAACACCCTGGGCCTCGCAGAACACCACACGATTGCGGTGAACCTGGCCAGCTGGGGAGGCTCATCCCTCACCGACACCCAGCAAGAGATCCCCACAGATGGCGTGGAAGAAGGCGTCATCCCCAGCACCTATGTGCCTGGCCGCAACACGGTATTCATCAGCATTGGGTTGAGCCTGGCGGAGGCCCGTGGTGCCGATCGCATCGTGCTCGGAGTGAACGCCGTCGACTACTCCGGTTACCCCGATTGCCGGCCCGACTATCTCGCCGCCTTCCAGACCCTGGCTGACCTGAGCAGCAAAGTAGGGCGCGAAGGCCATGGTCCCCAGCTCTGGGCTCCTCTGGTGACCTGGAGCAAACAAACCATCGTGGAAGAAGCGCTGCGCCTGCAGGTGCCGATCGATCAGACCTGGAGTTGCTACAGCGGTGGCGCCCAACCCTGCGGGGTGTGCGACAGCTGCCGCATCCGCGATGACGCCCTGCGAGCAGCCGGCCGGCCCGATCTCTGCAGCAACAGCCATTGA